The following proteins are encoded in a genomic region of Terriglobia bacterium:
- the obgE gene encoding GTPase ObgE, whose amino-acid sequence MFIDEAKIQVKAGNGGNGCMAFRREKFVPRGGPSGGDGGHGGDVIMESSERHNTLVHFRFNPEYKAERGRHGEGSNKTGREGADVVLKVPVGTIVYDEASGERLHDFSHADDRIVIARGGRGGRGNARFATSTHQAPRECEAGFPGEERTLRLELKLLADVGLVGYPNAGKSTLISRLSAARPKIADYPFTTLEPNLGVVVVGAEPNEISFVVADIPGLIEGAHTGAGLGTQFLRHIERTRLLVHLVDVSDSNGRPDPVKDYEVITKELSSFGAGLEQKPVLVAASKMDVVNKDKLAKLRRYCKKHTLPLYPISAVTGEGIAKLTHAIANSVMEVRKAELAAAAEPPPNAETIAR is encoded by the coding sequence ATGTTCATCGACGAAGCCAAAATTCAGGTCAAAGCCGGCAACGGCGGCAACGGCTGCATGGCCTTCCGCCGCGAGAAGTTCGTGCCCCGCGGCGGACCCTCCGGCGGCGACGGTGGCCACGGCGGCGACGTCATCATGGAATCCAGCGAGCGCCACAACACGCTCGTCCACTTCCGCTTCAATCCCGAATACAAGGCCGAGCGCGGGCGCCACGGCGAGGGCTCCAACAAGACCGGCCGCGAAGGCGCCGATGTTGTGCTCAAAGTGCCGGTCGGAACCATCGTGTACGACGAGGCCAGCGGCGAGCGCCTGCACGACTTCTCTCATGCCGACGACCGCATCGTGATCGCGCGTGGCGGGCGCGGCGGGCGCGGCAACGCGCGCTTTGCCACCTCCACCCACCAGGCGCCGCGCGAGTGCGAAGCCGGATTTCCGGGCGAGGAGCGCACCCTGCGCCTGGAACTCAAGCTGCTCGCCGATGTCGGGTTGGTCGGATACCCGAACGCCGGCAAGTCCACCCTGATCTCGCGCCTCTCGGCGGCGCGTCCGAAGATTGCCGACTATCCGTTCACCACCCTGGAACCGAACCTGGGCGTCGTCGTGGTAGGCGCGGAGCCGAACGAAATCAGCTTCGTGGTTGCCGACATCCCCGGCCTGATCGAGGGCGCGCACACCGGCGCCGGCCTGGGCACGCAATTCCTGCGGCACATCGAGCGCACGCGCCTGCTGGTGCACCTGGTGGACGTCTCCGACTCCAACGGCCGCCCCGACCCGGTGAAGGATTACGAAGTCATCACCAAGGAACTCTCCAGCTTCGGCGCCGGACTGGAGCAAAAGCCGGTGCTGGTGGCAGCGTCGAAGATGGATGTCGTGAACAAGGATAAGCTGGCGAAGCTGCGCCGCTACTGCAAGAAGCACACCTTGCCGCTCTATCCCATCTCCGCGGTGACCGGCGAGGGTATCGCCAAGCTGACCCACGCCATCGCCAACAGTGTCATGGAGGTGCGCAAGGCCGAACTTGCTGCCGCTGCAGAGCCGCCGCCCAACGCCGAGACGATCGCGAGGTAG
- the rpmA gene encoding 50S ribosomal protein L27 — protein sequence MAHKKGLGSSRNGRDSNSQRLGVKVFGGQTVPGGSIIVRQRGTRIKPGLNVGRGKDDTLFAKITGKVKFVDKGGSGKFVLVEPAEA from the coding sequence ATGGCTCACAAAAAAGGATTAGGCAGTTCACGCAACGGCCGCGACTCGAATTCGCAGCGGCTGGGAGTCAAAGTGTTCGGCGGGCAGACCGTGCCCGGCGGCTCGATCATCGTCCGCCAGCGCGGCACGCGCATCAAGCCCGGCCTCAACGTCGGCCGCGGCAAGGACGACACCCTCTTCGCCAAGATCACTGGCAAAGTGAAGTTCGTGGACAAGGGCGGCTCGGGCAAGTTCGTGCTCGTGGAGCCGGCGGAAGCGTAA
- the rsfS gene encoding ribosome silencing factor, protein MPKKNALQRQVADAIAAAEEKKAEDLTVLQLDKAAGGFTDYFVICSGSNPRQIQAISDEVEQRLSHAGLRPAHVEGYKQAEWVLLDYVDFVVHVFSQKARNFYNLERLWKSAKQLTPGELRAAPRKRARAKASAPSRAHRARSRARKA, encoded by the coding sequence ATGCCTAAGAAAAACGCATTGCAGCGCCAGGTCGCTGACGCCATCGCCGCCGCCGAGGAAAAAAAGGCGGAAGACCTCACCGTCCTCCAACTCGACAAGGCCGCCGGCGGCTTCACCGACTATTTCGTCATCTGCTCCGGCAGCAACCCCAGGCAGATTCAAGCCATCTCCGATGAGGTCGAGCAGAGACTTTCGCACGCCGGGCTGCGGCCCGCCCACGTCGAGGGCTACAAGCAAGCTGAGTGGGTCCTGCTGGACTACGTGGACTTCGTGGTCCACGTCTTCTCGCAGAAGGCGAGAAATTTCTACAACCTGGAGCGGCTTTGGAAGTCGGCAAAACAGTTGACGCCCGGGGAGCTGCGAGCGGCTCCCCGGAAACGCGCGCGCGCGAAAGCCTCTGCACCGAGCCGCGCTCATCGTGCGCGCAGCCGCGCTCGCAAAGCCTAG
- a CDS encoding ABC transporter permease encodes MPLMATSKRQSLLENILMALDTLRTNKLRSALTLISIMVAVATLIAVVALLMGLDRNIQESIQGYGTNTAFFSHLPTGPHFGRLSKEERMRKPLSYDDYLAVRDSCTACVHVTVSLFNDQQLNTARYKGEEVTGLDFRGATGEFFSVYANAVVAQGRPFTEAENLHHREVAVIGEDVATGLYPGMNPIGKPVSVGGHEFEVVGVFEKPRGGLGGPDNSDRRLVIPYWSFRKLYPGAKFHGIRIEAGNNRLDVAVDQTRVALRRTRRVMYDKPDDFSFATSESLIRDFHNIVGMVALAIIVIASVGMMIGGVGVMNIMLVSVTERTREIGVRKAMGARRRDIIWQFLTEAMVLAATGGLVGIAVGYLVSGTVHMVVPSLPTFVPIWAVLSSFTVATSVGLFFGMYPAVKAARLDPVVALRYE; translated from the coding sequence ATGCCCCTGATGGCTACATCGAAGCGTCAGAGCCTGCTTGAGAACATCCTCATGGCGCTGGATACGCTGCGCACCAACAAGCTGCGCTCCGCCCTCACCCTCATCAGCATCATGGTCGCGGTGGCTACCCTGATCGCCGTGGTCGCGCTCCTCATGGGCTTGGACCGCAACATCCAGGAATCCATCCAGGGCTACGGCACCAACACTGCCTTTTTCTCCCATCTGCCCACCGGCCCGCACTTCGGCCGCCTCAGCAAGGAAGAGCGCATGCGCAAGCCGCTCAGCTACGACGACTATCTCGCGGTCCGCGATTCCTGCACCGCCTGCGTCCACGTTACCGTGTCTCTGTTCAATGACCAGCAACTCAACACCGCGCGCTACAAGGGCGAGGAGGTTACCGGCCTCGATTTTCGCGGTGCCACCGGCGAGTTCTTCTCGGTTTACGCCAACGCCGTTGTCGCCCAGGGACGCCCCTTCACCGAGGCGGAGAACCTCCACCACCGCGAGGTCGCCGTCATCGGTGAAGATGTCGCCACCGGTCTCTACCCCGGCATGAATCCCATCGGCAAGCCGGTCAGCGTCGGCGGTCATGAGTTCGAGGTCGTCGGCGTCTTCGAGAAACCTCGGGGTGGCCTCGGCGGCCCCGATAACAGCGACCGCCGCCTGGTGATTCCCTACTGGTCGTTCCGGAAGCTCTATCCCGGCGCGAAATTTCACGGCATCCGCATCGAGGCCGGCAACAACCGCCTCGATGTCGCCGTTGACCAGACCCGCGTCGCCCTCCGCCGCACCCGCCGCGTCATGTACGACAAGCCCGACGACTTTAGCTTTGCCACTTCCGAGTCCCTCATCCGCGACTTCCACAACATCGTCGGCATGGTTGCCCTGGCCATCATCGTGATCGCCTCCGTCGGCATGATGATCGGCGGCGTCGGTGTCATGAACATCATGCTCGTCTCCGTCACCGAGCGCACCCGCGAGATCGGCGTGCGCAAGGCGATGGGCGCGCGACGACGCGATATCATCTGGCAATTCCTCACCGAAGCCATGGTGCTGGCCGCCACCGGCGGCCTGGTCGGCATTGCCGTCGGCTACCTCGTCAGCGGTACCGTTCACATGGTTGTGCCTTCCCTGCCCACTTTCGTGCCCATCTGGGCGGTGCTGTCCAGTTTCACCGTCGCCACCAGCGTTGGCCTTTTCTTCGGCATGTACCCCGCCGTCAAAGCCGCTCGCCTCGACCCCGTCGTCGCCCTCCGCTATGAATAG
- a CDS encoding ABC transporter permease, with translation MKFSRTSSFREPVVIALESLWSHKLRSFLTLLGVIIAVTALIGVISAVNGLNTYVAERLANFGVNVFYVARYPIITNAKDFLEARRHNRKLDLDDFGYLRDHMVLAEDVGAQDWRNKDVRSGNQNIDDVTVRGATANIIDVTTDKVARGRFFSETEYQHRANVAVIGNDLEERFFRTVDALGKTIVVGGVPFEVVGVAEKNGTAFGQSQDNFVYVPLTTVLKVWGQEGPDSQGLWVAVKSSSPGVMEEAKGQARAFMRARRHQDFNEKDAFGIISSESVTGLWNQIFGGLANASIGIVSIFLVIGGVVIMNIMLATVTERTHEIGLRKSVGARKRDIMMQFVVESSVMAAMGGLFGVLLAVVVTTIVRGLTAMPMRTPLGVVFFALAVSTVVGLFFGLWPAIKAAKLDPVVALRAEL, from the coding sequence ATGAAATTCAGCCGAACCTCCAGCTTCCGCGAGCCGGTCGTCATTGCGCTGGAAAGCCTGTGGTCGCACAAGCTGCGCTCGTTTCTCACCTTGCTGGGCGTGATCATCGCCGTCACCGCCCTCATCGGGGTGATATCGGCGGTCAACGGTCTCAATACCTACGTCGCTGAGCGCCTCGCCAACTTCGGCGTCAACGTCTTTTACGTTGCCCGCTACCCCATCATCACTAACGCCAAGGATTTCCTGGAAGCGCGCCGTCATAACCGCAAGCTCGACCTCGACGACTTCGGCTACCTCCGCGATCACATGGTTCTGGCCGAAGACGTCGGCGCCCAAGACTGGCGCAACAAGGACGTGCGCTCCGGCAACCAGAACATCGACGACGTCACCGTCCGCGGCGCCACCGCCAACATCATTGACGTCACCACCGACAAGGTCGCCCGTGGCCGCTTTTTCTCGGAAACCGAGTACCAGCACCGCGCCAACGTCGCCGTCATCGGCAACGATCTCGAAGAGCGCTTCTTCCGCACCGTGGACGCGCTGGGCAAAACGATCGTTGTCGGCGGCGTGCCCTTTGAGGTAGTCGGTGTCGCCGAGAAAAACGGCACCGCCTTCGGCCAGAGCCAGGACAATTTTGTTTACGTTCCCCTGACCACCGTCTTGAAGGTCTGGGGCCAGGAAGGACCCGACTCGCAGGGATTGTGGGTGGCGGTCAAGTCCAGTTCCCCGGGCGTGATGGAGGAGGCCAAGGGTCAGGCCCGCGCCTTCATGCGCGCGCGCCGCCACCAGGATTTCAACGAGAAGGACGCCTTCGGCATCATCTCCAGCGAATCCGTCACCGGCCTTTGGAACCAGATTTTCGGCGGCCTGGCCAACGCTTCCATTGGCATCGTTTCCATCTTCCTGGTCATCGGTGGCGTCGTCATCATGAACATCATGCTGGCGACCGTAACCGAGCGTACCCACGAGATCGGCCTGCGCAAGTCCGTCGGCGCGCGCAAGCGCGACATCATGATGCAGTTTGTGGTCGAGTCCTCGGTGATGGCCGCCATGGGTGGCTTGTTCGGCGTCCTGCTCGCCGTGGTAGTCACCACAATCGTTCGCGGCCTGACCGCCATGCCGATGCGCACGCCGCTCGGCGTTGTGTTCTTCGCGCTGGCCGTGTCCACCGTCGTAGGATTATTTTTCGGCCTCTGGCCCGCCATCAAGGCCGCCAAGCTCGACCCCGTGGTCGCGCTGCGGGCGGAGCTATAG
- the hemE gene encoding uroporphyrinogen decarboxylase — translation MSAPDSHFVRACKGQPTPLTPVWFMRQAGRYMAEYREVRRRHSIVEICKTPNLAAQVAIEAAEILGVDAAIVFADLLLPLEVMGIPFHFQAGEGPVIEKPVRTAADVHALRVDFSADLNYVADSVRLVAQHFGAKLPVIGFCGAPFTLASYMIEGGGSRNYVETKRLMYRSTEAWNEMMSKLISVLGDYVIEQARAGADVVQIFDSWVGCLSPADYRRFVLPRTTELVQRVKHAGVPVIYFGTETATLLPAMKETGADVIGVDWRIPLDAAWKSLGPRSAVQGNLDPVVLFANKREIHAQAEDVLQRAGGRPGHIFNLGHGILPDTPVDHVKDLCDFVHHYSARYATAAKVEWFGEAQ, via the coding sequence ATGTCTGCCCCCGACTCCCACTTCGTCCGCGCCTGCAAGGGCCAGCCGACGCCGCTCACGCCTGTCTGGTTTATGCGCCAGGCCGGACGTTACATGGCCGAGTACCGCGAGGTCCGCCGCCGCCACTCCATCGTCGAAATTTGCAAGACCCCCAACCTTGCCGCCCAGGTCGCCATCGAGGCCGCGGAAATCCTCGGCGTGGACGCGGCCATCGTCTTCGCCGACCTGCTGCTCCCCCTGGAAGTCATGGGCATTCCTTTCCACTTCCAGGCGGGCGAAGGCCCGGTCATTGAGAAGCCGGTGCGCACCGCCGCCGACGTGCACGCGCTCCGCGTTGACTTCTCCGCCGACCTTAACTATGTCGCCGACTCCGTCCGCCTGGTCGCCCAGCATTTCGGCGCCAAGCTGCCCGTCATCGGCTTTTGCGGCGCGCCTTTCACCCTCGCCAGCTACATGATCGAGGGCGGCGGCTCGCGCAACTACGTCGAAACCAAAAGGCTGATGTACCGTTCCACCGAAGCCTGGAACGAGATGATGTCCAAGCTCATCTCCGTGCTCGGCGACTACGTCATCGAGCAGGCCCGCGCCGGCGCCGACGTGGTGCAGATCTTCGATTCCTGGGTCGGCTGCCTCAGCCCCGCCGACTATCGCCGCTTCGTGCTGCCGCGCACCACCGAACTGGTGCAGCGCGTCAAGCACGCCGGCGTGCCGGTCATTTACTTCGGCACCGAGACCGCCACCCTGCTCCCGGCGATGAAGGAAACCGGCGCCGACGTTATCGGCGTCGACTGGCGCATCCCGCTCGATGCCGCCTGGAAGAGCCTCGGCCCGCGCAGCGCCGTGCAGGGCAATCTGGATCCCGTCGTGCTCTTCGCCAACAAGAGGGAAATCCACGCCCAGGCGGAAGACGTGCTCCAGCGCGCCGGCGGACGGCCGGGCCACATCTTCAATCTCGGCCACGGCATCCTGCCCGATACGCCCGTGGACCACGTCAAGGACCTCTGCGACTTCGTGCACCACTACTCCGCCAGGTACGCCACCGCCGCTAAGGTCGAATGGTTCGGGGAAGCGCAATGA
- the nadD gene encoding nicotinate (nicotinamide) nucleotide adenylyltransferase, whose product MNVALFGGTFDPVHRGHLAVARAAQTAHQLGRVYFVPADLQPLKQGQPVTPFYHRYAMLALATRAEKTFIPSLLEAPGEDGRRTPSFTIDTVRRFRASLPKSDRLFFLLGIDSFLTIAKWREPEALLREVEFIVASRPGFSLADIAGALPASLRPRNAVAKPFQHQPASGDLALGGVTLHLLAGLKDKASATEIRGSVSRRRGVSRFLDEAVAAYIAKMHLYKSSAPRARRAAPARRKVASIRDRQ is encoded by the coding sequence ATGAACGTTGCCCTTTTCGGCGGAACCTTCGATCCGGTACATCGCGGCCATCTCGCGGTGGCGCGCGCGGCGCAGACAGCCCACCAACTCGGCCGCGTTTATTTTGTTCCTGCCGACCTCCAGCCGCTCAAGCAGGGCCAGCCGGTGACGCCCTTTTACCATCGCTACGCCATGTTGGCGCTCGCCACGCGTGCCGAGAAGACATTCATCCCCTCGCTGCTGGAAGCCCCGGGCGAAGACGGCCGCCGCACGCCCAGTTTCACCATTGATACTGTGCGACGCTTCCGCGCCTCGCTGCCCAAAAGCGACCGTCTGTTTTTCCTCCTCGGCATTGATTCCTTCCTGACCATCGCCAAGTGGCGAGAGCCGGAGGCGCTGTTGCGCGAAGTTGAGTTTATTGTGGCCAGCCGCCCGGGATTTTCGCTCGCCGACATCGCCGGCGCGCTGCCCGCATCCCTGCGCCCCAGGAACGCCGTTGCCAAGCCGTTCCAACATCAGCCTGCGAGCGGTGACCTCGCGCTCGGCGGCGTCACGCTGCACCTCCTCGCCGGCCTTAAGGATAAAGCTTCCGCCACCGAGATTCGCGGTTCGGTTTCCCGCCGCCGCGGCGTCTCGCGTTTCCTGGATGAGGCGGTCGCTGCCTACATCGCCAAGATGCATCTGTACAAGTCATCCGCGCCGCGCGCCCGGCGTGCCGCTCCGGCGCGGAGAAAGGTGGCCTCCATACGCGACCGCCAATAG
- a CDS encoding Spy/CpxP family protein refolding chaperone has translation MIKARTAFAIAILLAVLLPLTMMAQTEAPPPQGQGQGMGEHHGHMGRMGEPSGQAHLDHLSRMLSLTDEQKAKVKPILDDVGAQALKIRQDTSLSPQDRMAKMRDLHEKAMTQVRGILTPEQQTKLDQMQNHEGMGHGKGMGHGQGMGPKDQGQQQTPPPQQ, from the coding sequence ATGATCAAAGCACGCACCGCATTTGCCATCGCCATTCTGCTCGCGGTTCTGCTGCCGCTCACCATGATGGCGCAGACCGAAGCCCCTCCCCCCCAGGGACAGGGCCAGGGTATGGGCGAGCACCACGGCCACATGGGGCGCATGGGCGAACCCAGCGGGCAGGCCCACCTCGACCACCTTTCCCGCATGTTGAGCCTCACCGACGAGCAGAAAGCCAAGGTCAAGCCGATCCTGGACGACGTCGGCGCCCAGGCGCTGAAGATTCGCCAGGACACTTCGCTGTCGCCGCAGGATCGCATGGCCAAGATGCGCGACCTGCACGAGAAAGCCATGACGCAGGTCCGCGGCATTCTCACCCCTGAGCAGCAGACGAAACTCGATCAGATGCAGAACCACGAGGGCATGGGCCACGGCAAGGGCATGGGCCACGGCCAAGGCATGGGTCCCAAGGACCAAGGCCAACAACAGACACCACCCCCGCAGCAATAA
- the msrA gene encoding peptide-methionine (S)-S-oxide reductase MsrA, with protein sequence MPEPQTAVFGGGCFWCLEAVFARVTGVTSVESGYMGGRRENPTYQQVCSGATGHVEVVRVTFDPDQVSYRELLDVFFTIHDPTTLNRQGNDVGTQYRSVIFYANEHQRRQSEEVIGELNAAHAFSSPIVTAVEPAGTFYLAELYHQQYYAANSSAPYCQYVVAPKLKKFEQKFAKKMT encoded by the coding sequence ATGCCCGAACCGCAAACAGCCGTCTTTGGCGGTGGATGCTTCTGGTGCCTGGAAGCGGTCTTCGCCCGCGTCACCGGCGTAACCTCAGTCGAGTCCGGCTACATGGGCGGACGCCGCGAAAATCCCACCTACCAGCAGGTTTGCTCCGGCGCTACCGGACACGTGGAAGTAGTGCGCGTGACCTTTGACCCCGACCAGGTTAGCTACCGCGAGCTGCTCGACGTCTTCTTCACCATCCACGACCCCACCACGCTCAACCGCCAGGGCAACGACGTCGGCACGCAGTATCGCTCCGTAATCTTCTATGCCAACGAGCACCAGCGCCGCCAGAGCGAAGAAGTGATTGGCGAACTCAACGCCGCGCACGCCTTCTCCAGCCCGATCGTCACCGCCGTCGAGCCCGCCGGGACTTTTTACCTCGCCGAGCTATACCACCAGCAGTACTACGCCGCCAACTCCTCGGCGCCCTACTGCCAGTACGTCGTCGCCCCCAAGCTCAAGAAGTTTGAACAGAAATTCGCCAAGAAAATGACGTAG